One segment of Deltaproteobacteria bacterium HGW-Deltaproteobacteria-4 DNA contains the following:
- a CDS encoding resolvase has product MNVEKFISYCRVSTTRQGASGLGLEAQQKAISDYLQAGERELLAEFVEVESGKKNDRPKLLEALSRCRSTGATLIIAKLDRLARNVAFISRLMDSGVNFVAVDFPQANRLTVHILAAVAEYEGKMISERVKVALAAAKARGVRLGTPENLTRAAQVKGAKAGTLAKVMRADAFALELIPMIEGYLQQGLNLSQIAASLNSAHILSARGQAGKWTAQAIKNTLGRTA; this is encoded by the coding sequence ATGAACGTGGAGAAATTTATCAGCTATTGCAGGGTGTCGACAACGCGGCAGGGCGCAAGTGGTCTTGGGCTGGAGGCGCAGCAGAAGGCAATCTCTGACTACCTTCAAGCCGGAGAAAGGGAGTTGTTGGCGGAGTTTGTTGAGGTGGAGAGTGGCAAGAAAAATGATCGCCCCAAACTTTTAGAGGCTTTGTCTCGTTGCCGAAGCACTGGTGCGACCTTGATCATCGCCAAACTGGATCGCCTCGCCCGTAATGTTGCTTTCATCTCGCGATTAATGGATTCCGGTGTTAATTTTGTTGCCGTAGATTTCCCGCAGGCGAATCGTCTGACAGTACATATTTTAGCAGCCGTGGCCGAGTATGAAGGTAAGATGATCAGCGAACGGGTCAAGGTTGCTCTTGCTGCAGCAAAGGCGCGAGGCGTTAGGTTGGGAACGCCAGAGAATTTGACGCGAGCGGCACAGGTGAAAGGTGCAAAAGCGGGAACTCTTGCTAAGGTAATGCGGGCGGATGCTTTCGCTTTGGAATTGATTCCGATGATTGAAGGGTATCTACAGCAGGGATTGAATCTCTCTCAAATCGCCGCAAGCCTAAATTCTGCACATATCCTTAGCGCTAGAGGGCAGGCTGGTAAGTGGACTGCTCAGGCAATAAAAAATACCCTTGGGAGGACAGCATGA
- a CDS encoding DNA (cytosine-5-)-methyltransferase, with product MIFSIEKAIELIKNSGGKQTEHPEFMAIASHWLQSPECVPTWGNHELKNKWLNVLLAGFSLRTQDELIKLISNSYSFPFPPCENPKFRFIDLFAGIGGFRISLQDLGGKCVFTSEWDKNAKQTYFSNYGEMPFGDIRQFTDPITITDETLDQLIPDFDILAAGFPCQPFSLAGVSARQSLGINHGFSCETQGTLFFDIVRIAKVKQPKILLLENVKNLKSHDGGNTFQTIKKTIEDDLGYSFSHKIINANTVVPQNRQRCFMVCLKNRDTDFVFPTFEGDPLPLESILEESPPEIYTISDKLWAGHISRTKRNMDRGTGFSAFEADLKKPSNTIVARYGKDGKECLIPQDGRNPRMLTPRECARLQGFPEEFLIPQGKTMAYKQFGNSVPVPVVRKIAKEIRDRYLS from the coding sequence ATGATTTTTAGCATTGAAAAAGCGATTGAACTTATAAAAAATAGCGGGGGCAAACAGACTGAGCATCCAGAATTCATGGCTATCGCTTCACATTGGCTTCAATCGCCGGAGTGTGTCCCTACTTGGGGGAATCATGAATTGAAAAACAAATGGTTAAATGTTTTATTGGCAGGGTTTTCCCTTCGGACCCAAGATGAGCTTATAAAATTAATATCCAATTCATATAGTTTTCCGTTCCCTCCATGTGAAAACCCCAAGTTTAGATTTATTGATTTATTTGCTGGAATTGGGGGGTTTCGAATATCTTTACAGGATTTGGGGGGAAAATGCGTTTTTACAAGTGAGTGGGACAAAAACGCAAAACAGACATATTTTTCTAATTATGGTGAGATGCCATTTGGTGACATTCGTCAATTTACAGACCCAATAACTATTACTGATGAAACATTAGACCAACTTATTCCCGATTTTGATATTTTAGCCGCTGGATTTCCTTGTCAGCCATTTAGTCTTGCGGGTGTATCAGCAAGGCAGTCGCTTGGAATTAACCATGGTTTTTCGTGTGAAACACAAGGGACCTTGTTTTTTGATATTGTCAGAATCGCAAAAGTGAAACAGCCCAAGATATTACTGTTGGAAAATGTCAAAAACCTGAAAAGTCATGACGGAGGGAATACATTTCAAACAATCAAAAAAACTATTGAGGATGATCTCGGTTACTCATTTTCGCATAAAATTATAAATGCTAATACGGTAGTACCTCAAAATCGACAACGCTGTTTCATGGTTTGTCTTAAAAATAGGGATACGGATTTTGTTTTTCCAACATTTGAGGGGGATCCATTACCCCTTGAGTCGATATTAGAAGAATCTCCCCCTGAAATTTATACAATTTCAGACAAACTCTGGGCAGGTCATATTTCTCGCACTAAACGCAATATGGATAGAGGCACAGGTTTTTCGGCCTTTGAGGCAGATTTGAAGAAGCCGTCAAATACAATTGTTGCGAGATATGGCAAGGATGGTAAGGAATGTTTAATCCCTCAGGATGGAAGAAATCCTCGTATGTTGACACCGAGGGAGTGTGCGCGCCTCCAAGGGTTTCCTGAAGAATTTCTAATCCCTCAAGGAAAAACAATGGCGTACAAGCAATTCGGTAACTCCGTACCTGTACCAGTAGTCAGAAAAATAGCTAAAGAAATACGCGACCGTTATCTTTCATAG
- a CDS encoding integrase yields MAFTDPYVRTLKTTKRIEDFREKTGDGFGIRCYATGTKVFFFAYHFDSKPRYLNLGKYPACSLADARKKHREAQGKLDKGIDPLAEKEQAEADRKKTPTVAELIEEYMTKHAKPHKKDWKKDECCLKNDVLPAWGNRKASDIKKRDVILLLESILERGAPIQSNSVLAVTRKMFNFAIERDILEYSPFVGVKPLGPKVVRKRYLAEDEIKTLWGNLAVAGMTDELRRALKLILVTAQRPGEVIGMHRREVNGHWWSIPAERAKNNREHLVYLTDRAIELIGDKDGFIFESPRGGKPIDVNALANAVRQNCPTDCCFDLSCCQNEECKKVGRECAEKNRLGIVFFRPHDLRRTANTHMARMKVPLEHREAILNHAMGTLDGTYNLHDYQDEKRRGLERLGRELGKIISGKESGEVFSTAAS; encoded by the coding sequence ATGGCCTTCACCGATCCATATGTAAGAACCCTCAAGACGACAAAGCGGATTGAAGACTTTCGAGAGAAAACGGGCGACGGTTTTGGAATCCGCTGCTATGCCACCGGCACAAAGGTCTTTTTCTTTGCCTATCACTTCGACAGCAAGCCACGATATTTGAACTTAGGGAAATATCCCGCATGTTCGCTTGCCGATGCTCGAAAAAAGCATAGGGAGGCGCAGGGGAAACTGGATAAAGGGATTGATCCTCTGGCTGAAAAGGAACAGGCGGAAGCTGACCGTAAAAAGACCCCGACCGTTGCTGAGTTAATCGAAGAATACATGACCAAGCACGCTAAGCCCCATAAGAAGGACTGGAAAAAAGACGAATGCTGCCTCAAAAATGATGTCCTGCCCGCTTGGGGGAATCGTAAGGCTTCAGACATCAAGAAACGGGATGTCATCCTTCTTTTGGAAAGTATTTTAGAGCGGGGCGCGCCCATCCAGTCGAACAGCGTGCTGGCTGTCACTCGCAAGATGTTTAACTTTGCCATAGAAAGAGATATTTTGGAGTACAGCCCTTTTGTTGGGGTCAAACCTCTCGGCCCCAAGGTAGTTCGTAAGCGCTATCTTGCAGAAGACGAGATAAAAACATTATGGGGAAATCTTGCTGTAGCTGGTATGACCGATGAGCTTAGGCGGGCATTGAAATTGATATTGGTAACGGCGCAGAGGCCGGGAGAAGTCATAGGGATGCATCGGCGTGAGGTTAACGGGCACTGGTGGTCGATCCCAGCGGAGCGCGCCAAGAATAATCGTGAGCATCTTGTTTACCTCACGGACAGGGCTATCGAATTAATTGGTGACAAAGACGGCTTTATTTTTGAGTCTCCTCGCGGGGGTAAGCCGATTGATGTTAATGCGCTTGCTAATGCGGTAAGACAGAACTGCCCGACAGATTGTTGCTTTGATCTCAGTTGTTGCCAGAATGAAGAGTGCAAGAAGGTCGGTCGCGAGTGTGCTGAGAAGAATAGGCTGGGAATTGTTTTCTTCCGACCGCATGATCTGCGGCGCACGGCGAATACCCACATGGCTCGGATGAAGGTTCCCCTGGAACACCGCGAGGCGATTTTGAATCATGCGATGGGGACGCTGGATGGGACCTACAATCTTCATGATTATCAGGATGAGAAGAGGCGAGGTCTTGAAAGATTAGGGCGGGAACTTGGAAAAATAATCAGCGGCAAGGAGTCGGGGGAAGTGTTTTCCACCGCGGCCAGTTAA
- a CDS encoding very short patch repair endonuclease: MTDVMTPTQRSNCMSKIKNKNTKPELKLRKALWNEGIRYRINTKLTGKPDIVFTSKKIAIFVDGCFWHCCPIHGTSPKSNVPFWGSKLQKNIERDAKVNQLLKESGWNVYRIWEHKIDSDIVGVISSIKTLLASSGNHLS, translated from the coding sequence ATGACCGATGTTATGACACCCACACAACGCAGTAATTGCATGTCAAAAATTAAAAACAAAAATACAAAACCTGAATTGAAGTTAAGAAAAGCTCTCTGGAATGAGGGAATTAGATACAGAATCAACACGAAATTGACCGGCAAGCCGGATATAGTATTTACTTCAAAGAAGATTGCGATTTTTGTGGACGGTTGTTTTTGGCATTGTTGCCCAATTCACGGCACATCACCAAAATCAAATGTTCCCTTTTGGGGTTCAAAACTTCAAAAAAATATTGAACGTGACGCGAAAGTTAATCAGCTACTAAAAGAATCAGGTTGGAATGTTTATAGAATTTGGGAACACAAAATTGATTCGGATATTGTTGGTGTTATTTCCAGTATCAAGACACTTTTGGCGTCAAGTGGCAATCACCTCTCATGA
- a CDS encoding AlpA family transcriptional regulator encodes MSEKKKKDVEIVLVSGEQFFTKRQVIAITSRSATSLHRDVKAQRFPAPKSLGPLRIGWLKSDINEWLNSRPLVSTKK; translated from the coding sequence ATGAGTGAGAAAAAGAAAAAGGATGTGGAGATTGTATTGGTGAGTGGAGAGCAATTTTTCACAAAGCGTCAGGTAATTGCAATCACGTCACGGAGTGCTACTAGCCTGCACAGAGACGTAAAAGCACAACGATTTCCTGCGCCTAAGAGCCTGGGCCCACTTCGTATTGGCTGGTTGAAAAGCGATATTAACGAATGGTTAAACAGCCGTCCTTTGGTTTCAACTAAAAAATAA
- a CDS encoding XRE family transcriptional regulator, with the protein MADMLTSFELGLKIKQRRHLAGLSQEKLAEIVGVTFQQIQKYENGQTTLNVLKLQRIARALNYPVKDFFEDHPDDSPRLTVQESELLQAFRKIKNMELRGAVLSVVSNINRKVR; encoded by the coding sequence ATGGCTGACATGTTAACCTCTTTTGAACTTGGTCTGAAAATCAAGCAACGGCGTCACCTTGCGGGACTTTCTCAGGAGAAATTGGCCGAGATAGTGGGAGTCACTTTCCAGCAGATTCAAAAATATGAGAACGGGCAGACAACGCTCAATGTTCTTAAGCTCCAGCGGATAGCTCGCGCCCTCAATTATCCTGTCAAAGATTTTTTCGAGGATCATCCTGACGATAGCCCTCGGCTTACTGTTCAAGAAAGTGAGTTGTTGCAGGCGTTCAGAAAAATCAAAAATATGGAGTTGCGAGGGGCAGTTCTTTCTGTTGTCAGCAACATCAACAGAAAAGTTAGATAA
- the cobT gene encoding nicotinate-nucleotide--dimethylbenzimidazole phosphoribosyltransferase — protein MNPHSLQAVLNTIKPVDKTMIAEVQARLNSQAKPKGSLGRLEEFARRFVAITGREDIRKKVVFTFAGDHGITEEGVSAFPKEVTPQMVLNFVSGGAAINALANHAGAEVIVVDMGVDYDFAPIAGLLNKKIAKGTANFSKGPAMSRKEAIAALEAGIELAFSSRDAGIDLLGTGDMGIGNTTPSAAIAALFTGRSVEQVTFRGTGIDDPTLAHKIAVIKAGIALNQPDKDDPVDVLAKVGGFEIGGIAGLILGAAATGIPIVVDGFISTAGAIIASELHPHVKDYIFCAHQSVEIGHRHMLEMLGQKPMLDLEMRLGEGTGAVLAMTLIEASLRGLREIRTFEEVGVSKASK, from the coding sequence ATGAATCCCCATTCCCTGCAAGCTGTCCTCAATACCATCAAGCCGGTCGATAAAACAATGATCGCCGAAGTGCAGGCCCGCCTCAACAGTCAGGCCAAACCGAAAGGTTCTCTTGGCCGCCTCGAAGAGTTTGCCCGCCGTTTTGTTGCCATCACCGGGCGGGAAGATATCCGCAAGAAAGTCGTCTTTACCTTTGCCGGCGATCACGGCATTACCGAAGAGGGGGTCAGTGCCTTCCCCAAAGAGGTGACGCCGCAGATGGTTCTCAACTTTGTCAGTGGCGGCGCAGCGATTAACGCTTTGGCCAACCATGCCGGCGCCGAGGTGATCGTTGTCGATATGGGGGTTGACTACGACTTCGCGCCGATTGCCGGACTCCTCAACAAGAAGATCGCTAAAGGGACAGCCAACTTTTCCAAAGGGCCCGCGATGAGTCGCAAGGAGGCGATTGCGGCCCTGGAGGCGGGGATTGAACTCGCTTTTTCCAGCCGTGATGCCGGTATTGATCTCCTCGGTACCGGAGACATGGGGATCGGTAATACCACCCCGTCGGCGGCGATTGCCGCGCTCTTCACCGGGCGCTCGGTGGAGCAGGTGACCTTTCGCGGTACCGGCATCGACGACCCGACCCTTGCCCACAAGATCGCGGTGATCAAGGCGGGGATCGCCCTTAATCAACCGGACAAAGACGATCCTGTCGATGTTCTCGCCAAGGTTGGCGGTTTTGAAATTGGCGGTATCGCCGGCCTGATCCTCGGTGCCGCCGCGACCGGGATTCCGATCGTGGTCGATGGTTTCATCTCCACCGCCGGCGCCATCATCGCTTCAGAACTCCATCCCCACGTCAAGGATTACATCTTCTGCGCCCATCAGTCGGTGGAGATCGGCCATCGTCACATGCTGGAGATGCTCGGACAGAAGCCGATGCTCGATCTGGAGATGCGTCTCGGCGAAGGGACCGGTGCGGTCCTGGCGATGACCTTGATCGAAGCGTCGCTGCGCGGACTGCGGGAAATTCG
- a CDS encoding bifunctional adenosylcobinamide kinase/adenosylcobinamide-phosphate guanylyltransferase codes for MAELILITGGTRSGKSAFAQRCAEAHAGPLLYVATAMIADSEMADRIALHQQARGGRWNLLEEPCDLCGRLPMAATGQGAILLDCVTLWITNLLFAHNEEPSAVLAEVRRFIACLATIDGPVYLVSNEVGGGIVPENRLARLFRDLAGEVNQELAVAASSAWLVVAGLPLRLK; via the coding sequence ATGGCGGAACTGATTCTGATCACCGGCGGCACCCGCTCCGGCAAGAGTGCCTTTGCCCAGCGCTGCGCCGAAGCCCATGCCGGCCCCCTCCTCTACGTCGCTACGGCGATGATCGCCGATAGCGAGATGGCTGACCGCATTGCCCTCCATCAACAGGCGCGGGGGGGGCGCTGGAATCTCCTCGAAGAGCCGTGTGATCTCTGTGGCCGTTTACCGATGGCTGCGACAGGGCAGGGGGCAATTCTCCTCGATTGCGTGACTTTGTGGATCACCAACCTCCTCTTTGCCCATAATGAAGAACCGTCCGCTGTCCTCGCTGAAGTCCGGCGCTTTATCGCTTGTCTTGCCACCATCGACGGCCCGGTTTATCTCGTCAGCAATGAAGTCGGCGGCGGCATCGTCCCGGAGAATCGCCTTGCCCGGCTCTTCCGTGATCTCGCCGGTGAAGTTAATCAAGAGCTGGCAGTTGCGGCAAGCAGCGCCTGGTTGGTCGTGGCCGGCCTGCCGCTGCGTCTGAAGTAA
- a CDS encoding cob(I)yrinic acid a,c-diamide adenosyltransferase produces MGCAAFLTPPDRASCRGFLLQQSGVVPGRDGRMQQRRLQVYTGAGKGKTTAAAGLAARALGHGWRVLWVRLLKPAALQAGEVTSLSRFPGFELLDAGIGVIAGSASVEEVAASVQRVFAAARVRIASGDLDLVVFDEINGAVRRNALPLAELLDLLDQRPPALEIVLTGRDAHPQVLLRADLVTEMMAIKHPLAQGIAARQGIEY; encoded by the coding sequence ATGGGGTGCGCCGCTTTCTTGACGCCCCCCGACCGTGCCTCGTGTCGGGGTTTTTTGTTGCAGCAGAGCGGCGTGGTGCCAGGAAGAGATGGTCGGATGCAACAGAGACGACTGCAGGTTTATACCGGGGCGGGGAAGGGGAAGACGACGGCTGCGGCCGGTCTCGCCGCCCGCGCCCTCGGTCATGGTTGGCGCGTCCTTTGGGTGCGACTGCTCAAGCCCGCCGCCCTGCAGGCCGGTGAAGTGACCAGTCTCAGCCGCTTTCCCGGTTTTGAACTCCTTGATGCCGGGATCGGGGTAATCGCCGGCTCAGCTTCTGTCGAGGAAGTGGCGGCCAGTGTGCAGCGGGTCTTTGCCGCCGCCAGGGTGCGGATTGCGAGTGGCGATCTCGATCTGGTGGTCTTTGATGAAATCAATGGGGCGGTACGGCGTAACGCCTTGCCCCTTGCCGAACTCCTTGACCTCCTCGATCAGCGGCCGCCGGCCTTGGAGATCGTCCTCACCGGGCGCGATGCGCATCCGCAAGTTCTCCTTCGCGCCGATCTGGTGACAGAGATGATGGCGATCAAACATCCATTGGCGCAGGGGATTGCAGCCCGGCAAGGAATCGAATACTGA